A single Marinitoga aeolica DNA region contains:
- the csrA gene encoding carbon storage regulator CsrA, which produces MLVLSRKNDEGITIMIEDKILKIKVLSIEGNAVKIGFEGPKDFKIYREEVYESIMKENISATKVEDISHVKKLFEKK; this is translated from the coding sequence ATGTTAGTACTTTCAAGAAAAAATGATGAAGGTATAACAATAATGATTGAAGATAAAATATTAAAAATAAAGGTTTTATCCATAGAAGGTAATGCAGTAAAAATTGGATTTGAAGGTCCAAAAGATTTTAAAATATATAGAGAAGAAGTTTATGAAAGTATAATGAAGGAAAATATTTCAGCAACTAAAGTAGAAGATATTTCACATGTGAAAAAGTTATTTGAAAAAAAATAG
- the tsaB gene encoding tRNA (adenosine(37)-N6)-threonylcarbamoyltransferase complex dimerization subunit type 1 TsaB yields the protein MNILGIDASNKGLLIALKKDNSIYYENNFEKNSGSYIVSLINKLLKNNNINIEDIDLFGCTIGPGSFTGIRISIASLQGMLFNKTKTVVPVISTEILFDSYNGPFKKEKIAILKRARVDAAYVHIFENEKTIFSPNLISINNLKDVIQDSYLLGEESLYFKEKLDLKNKILPVDYSVKSFIEYIEKNKDKAIPAKDLKILYLQKPLAVENFEKKNNIKIDKDVYN from the coding sequence TTGAATATTTTGGGTATAGATGCTTCTAATAAAGGACTTTTAATAGCTTTAAAAAAAGATAATTCTATTTATTATGAAAACAACTTCGAAAAAAATTCAGGAAGTTATATTGTTTCTTTAATAAATAAACTTTTAAAAAATAATAATATAAATATAGAGGATATTGATCTATTCGGTTGTACCATAGGGCCTGGGTCTTTTACAGGAATTAGAATTTCCATTGCTTCTTTGCAGGGAATGCTTTTTAACAAAACTAAAACAGTTGTTCCTGTCATTTCTACTGAGATACTATTTGATAGTTATAATGGCCCTTTTAAAAAGGAAAAAATAGCTATATTAAAACGTGCTCGTGTTGATGCTGCTTATGTACATATTTTTGAAAATGAAAAAACTATATTTTCACCTAATTTAATTTCTATTAACAATTTAAAAGATGTTATTCAAGATTCATATTTACTTGGTGAAGAAAGCCTTTATTTTAAAGAAAAGTTGGATTTAAAAAATAAAATATTACCTGTTGATTATTCGGTAAAATCGTTTATCGAATATATTGAAAAAAATAAAGATAAAGCTATACCGGCAAAAGATCTTAAGATTTTATATCTTCAAAAACCCTTAGCAGTTGAAAACTTTGAGAAAAAAAACAATATAAAAATAGATAAAGACGTATATAATTAA
- the pheS gene encoding phenylalanine--tRNA ligase subunit alpha yields MVNEAKNIQEFQILKSKFLGKKGEISNLMKQISKIEKEKRKEFGAFVNGIKKEAEAILDEAFLNLKKKIKEEEEKKNWVDITLPGARRKIGYEHILKQTIREVYDIFSNMGYKIVEGPEIETTWHNFDALNTPEWHPARDMQDTFYIEDNIILRTHTSPVQVRTMLSQKPPLAIISPGRVYRKDEPDATHSPAFNQFEGLYIDKNVTVGHLKATLERFLTMYFGGSRKVLLRPSYFPFVEPGYEVDVDCMFCGGKGCNVCKGTGWIEILGAGLVHPNVLKNVGYDPEEWQGFAFGTGIERIAMLKHGIADMREFYRNDMRFLGL; encoded by the coding sequence ATGGTTAATGAAGCAAAAAATATTCAGGAATTTCAGATTTTAAAATCAAAATTTCTTGGAAAAAAAGGTGAAATATCAAATTTAATGAAACAAATATCTAAAATTGAAAAAGAAAAAAGAAAAGAATTTGGTGCATTTGTAAATGGGATTAAGAAAGAAGCAGAAGCAATATTAGATGAAGCCTTTCTAAATTTAAAGAAAAAAATAAAAGAAGAAGAAGAGAAGAAAAATTGGGTTGATATTACTTTACCAGGTGCAAGAAGAAAAATAGGATATGAACATATATTAAAACAAACAATAAGAGAAGTATATGATATATTCTCAAATATGGGATATAAAATTGTTGAAGGACCTGAAATAGAGACAACATGGCATAATTTTGATGCTTTAAATACTCCCGAATGGCATCCTGCAAGGGATATGCAGGATACATTTTATATAGAAGATAATATTATATTAAGAACGCATACATCTCCTGTTCAGGTAAGAACAATGCTGTCCCAGAAACCACCTTTAGCAATAATTTCTCCAGGTAGAGTATATAGAAAAGATGAACCAGATGCAACGCATTCACCAGCGTTTAACCAATTTGAGGGTTTATATATAGATAAAAATGTAACTGTAGGTCATTTAAAGGCTACACTTGAAAGGTTTTTAACGATGTATTTTGGAGGTTCTAGAAAAGTTTTATTGAGACCTAGTTATTTCCCTTTTGTTGAACCCGGGTATGAAGTTGATGTTGATTGTATGTTCTGTGGAGGTAAAGGATGTAATGTATGTAAAGGTACTGGATGGATAGAAATTTTAGGTGCAGGGTTAGTTCATCCAAATGTATTAAAGAATGTAGGATATGATCCAGAAGAATGGCAGGGGTTTGCTTTTGGTACAGGTATCGAAAGGATAGCTATGTTAAAACATGGAATTGCTGATATGAGAGAATTCTATAGAAATGATATGAGATTCTTAGGATTATAA
- the pheT gene encoding phenylalanine--tRNA ligase subunit beta — translation MNISKNWLSEYIDLKVDTDELVNKIKLHSTNVEGVEKLGENIKGVIVGKVLEITNHPNADKIIICKVDAGDKVLQILTADRTVKVNDLVPVAIDGAVLAGNFKIKSRKMRGIMSEGMMCSLEELGLEEKSEYVYRIPEDIKPGTDFIEYLKLKDDIIDIEIFPNRPDLLSYLGVAREFVAIEAAENLGYPEIIKVEKGKGFPVYIEYEGCKRYSALVIEDVEVKPSPSWLVKKLATAGIRSINNIVDITNYVLLETGHPVHAFDMDLIGDKIVVRKAEKGEKVVLLDEKEYEMNGTETLITDGEKILALGGIMGGQDSGINEKTKRVLLEVAYFDPVNIRKSARYHKISSDSSYRFERGVDPNDTEFVMGRLAYLIEKLANGKVSSVMTDVYPEYIKPKNIFVRNRYISERLGIIIEDNKIEEILNRLGFENKKVENGFEVTIPTQRPDIVEEIDLVEEIGRIYGYHNIPSVLPMNNLVGEISDYIKFREKVSEVMRLNGYNEAFTFAFMDNSRMWLKKGEVFLSNPISSELETMRPLLVYGILESASYNFRNQSRNIKLFEIGKSFLKDNSSETKVKEIEKLAFVGVGEENPYDYTDKRNINFYTFKGVLDNLLNYFGIEAELKRDEIEGLSYAQSAKIFINNEEVGFIGKVDNDVAKEIYDINQPVYIAELDIEKMYKFKNDKKKKMLSMDFPSMRRDYSMLIDDKITFLDIKNVILKAGKKLVEEIKIFDVYKGKNIEEGKTSITITVTYRAKDRTLTDDEINRVSEKTIDMLRNELGIEVRK, via the coding sequence GTGAATATATCAAAAAATTGGCTTTCTGAATATATAGATTTAAAAGTTGATACAGATGAATTGGTTAATAAAATAAAATTACATTCTACAAATGTTGAAGGCGTAGAGAAATTAGGTGAAAACATAAAGGGAGTAATAGTTGGAAAAGTTTTAGAAATTACGAATCATCCAAATGCAGATAAAATAATTATTTGTAAAGTTGATGCTGGAGATAAAGTACTACAAATTTTAACTGCGGATAGGACGGTTAAAGTTAATGATCTTGTTCCTGTTGCGATAGATGGTGCAGTTTTAGCAGGAAATTTTAAAATAAAGTCAAGAAAGATGAGAGGTATAATGTCTGAAGGGATGATGTGTTCATTAGAAGAATTAGGGTTGGAAGAAAAATCAGAATATGTATATAGAATACCCGAAGATATTAAACCAGGGACAGATTTTATTGAATATTTGAAATTAAAAGATGACATTATTGATATAGAAATATTTCCAAATAGGCCAGATTTACTCTCTTATTTAGGTGTAGCAAGAGAATTTGTAGCTATTGAAGCTGCAGAAAATTTAGGATATCCAGAGATTATTAAGGTGGAAAAAGGTAAAGGATTTCCTGTATATATTGAATACGAAGGATGTAAACGATATTCAGCATTAGTAATAGAAGATGTTGAAGTAAAACCATCACCATCATGGTTAGTAAAAAAGTTGGCTACAGCAGGTATAAGAAGCATAAATAATATTGTTGATATAACAAATTATGTGTTATTGGAGACAGGACATCCCGTTCATGCTTTTGATATGGATTTAATTGGAGATAAGATTGTTGTTAGAAAAGCTGAAAAAGGAGAAAAAGTTGTATTATTAGATGAAAAAGAGTATGAAATGAATGGTACAGAAACATTGATTACTGATGGAGAAAAAATATTAGCTCTTGGTGGCATAATGGGAGGTCAGGATTCTGGAATAAATGAAAAAACTAAAAGAGTGCTATTAGAAGTTGCTTATTTCGATCCTGTAAATATAAGAAAAAGTGCTCGATACCATAAAATATCATCAGATTCTTCATATAGATTTGAAAGAGGCGTAGATCCTAATGATACAGAGTTTGTAATGGGAAGATTAGCATATTTAATTGAGAAATTAGCAAATGGTAAAGTATCTTCTGTTATGACTGATGTTTATCCTGAATATATTAAACCGAAAAATATTTTTGTTAGAAATAGGTATATAAGCGAGAGATTGGGAATAATTATTGAAGATAATAAAATAGAAGAAATTCTAAATAGATTGGGTTTTGAAAATAAAAAGGTAGAAAATGGATTCGAAGTTACAATTCCAACACAAAGGCCAGATATAGTTGAAGAAATTGATCTTGTTGAAGAAATTGGAAGAATATATGGATATCATAATATACCATCGGTTTTACCTATGAATAATTTAGTAGGAGAAATTTCAGATTATATAAAATTTAGGGAAAAAGTTTCAGAGGTTATGAGATTAAATGGTTATAATGAGGCATTTACATTTGCTTTTATGGATAACTCAAGAATGTGGTTGAAAAAAGGTGAAGTATTTTTATCAAATCCAATATCTTCAGAGCTTGAAACAATGAGACCATTATTAGTTTATGGGATTTTAGAATCAGCTTCATATAATTTCAGAAATCAAAGTAGGAATATAAAGTTATTTGAAATTGGAAAGAGTTTTTTAAAAGACAATTCATCAGAAACAAAAGTGAAAGAAATCGAGAAATTGGCTTTTGTTGGTGTTGGTGAAGAAAATCCATATGATTATACAGATAAAAGAAATATAAATTTTTATACATTTAAAGGTGTGTTAGATAATTTATTAAATTATTTTGGGATTGAAGCAGAGTTAAAAAGAGATGAAATAGAAGGTTTATCCTATGCTCAAAGTGCTAAAATTTTTATAAATAATGAAGAAGTTGGTTTTATTGGAAAAGTAGATAATGATGTAGCAAAAGAAATTTATGATATTAATCAACCGGTATACATTGCTGAACTCGATATAGAAAAGATGTATAAATTTAAAAATGATAAGAAGAAAAAAATGTTATCTATGGATTTTCCATCAATGAGAAGGGATTATTCCATGTTAATAGATGACAAAATTACATTTTTAGATATAAAGAATGTAATACTAAAAGCGGGCAAAAAACTTGTAGAAGAAATTAAAATATTTGATGTATATAAAGGTAAAAACATTGAAGAAGGTAAAACAAGCATTACAATAACAGTTACATATAGAGCTAAAGATAGAACATTAACAGACGATGAAATAAATAGAGTATCTGAAAAAACAATTGATATGTTGAGAAATGAATTAGGAATAGAAGTAAGAAAGTAA
- the flgK gene encoding flagellar hook-associated protein FlgK, producing MSLFNTLHTGVSGIFTNKMAMNAVSQNIANANNTDYSRRQINMTTNNTINYGGFELGTGSKIESIERVRDKFLDIQYRKYNSNYGYWKTMNSNLNYIQSLYGEPSEDGFRRSFDDFWGSIHKILSEPTVPENKRELVYKAQELSNKMNSLYSDIESVQENLNNDVEKNVKDINSKLSELAELNKQIKELKAQNIDANDLLDKRDKILDELSEKMDFTTNEKKDGQISIILKNHEILNGEIYKKLSVKEVNNKNYVFVDNGMLDIKKGSLGATIELRDNIIKDHLNRLNELAATFYDTLNLIHEEGYDVTGTIRGMNFFNELESGNLETDKLRRISGNILLSGEPKNYVDSYIKFNQNTISDIKVNFDINSGELINIEDGFEDNSNYTATINSGETLDNLNVGNKFRGNFNYKYSTQNGGLLTFDNEGGASLDNRLIIDFNRNIFKQLGMPTKDINALKWTDVPPTTMQGIMTFKGPGNYSETLNLQGVTTLNEIAQRINTDADGDGNNDGGLKLVRAFVRDNELYIVPTDKSYLDMKNVIIDDPNGMLHEMNSNTVSLSVLDPSQNSLKNSFGLYAYKTKSFDLSSYSATDNVNITINYKDSTPQYTATIAKSGLNGSTIGTNNEFQIVQNGEEFEVLPGADGNTFSWDNVDNIEIKVGTDTIKLENFYYDESSASTKLVNQGWAIDTQSAKLKLKSDQDLKWRMDFLDFGSFISIQGKKVQIDFHRDTLESLAEKINQTNTGVLSYFTPGGRFVLKADKTLNYDLKNAEIKGPERLFEMLGLWKHEDSTQAYSENFTLLNPDYDAATLENKLKYTSKFILSDNVKVAKNLRVKDFLLNNPDMLAMDIGKKVDTDNDGDVDTILPTGEHSSSLWEEGYLLKSAKIFSDGRHDFEDYISDMITDVGLSGEKAKRMEINTDSLRTEYLNQRESVKGVSLDEEMANMIKYQQAFNAAAKVINVVDGMLDRIINGLMR from the coding sequence ATGTCATTATTTAATACGTTACATACGGGTGTTTCTGGTATTTTTACAAATAAAATGGCAATGAATGCAGTATCCCAAAATATTGCAAATGCAAATAACACTGATTATTCAAGAAGACAGATAAATATGACAACGAATAACACCATAAATTATGGTGGTTTTGAATTGGGAACTGGATCTAAAATTGAATCAATAGAAAGGGTTAGAGATAAATTTTTGGATATACAATATAGAAAATATAATAGTAATTATGGTTATTGGAAAACAATGAATTCTAATTTAAACTATATCCAATCACTTTATGGCGAACCATCAGAAGATGGTTTTAGAAGGTCATTTGATGATTTTTGGGGATCAATACATAAAATTTTATCTGAACCTACAGTTCCTGAAAATAAGAGAGAGCTTGTTTATAAAGCACAGGAACTTTCGAATAAAATGAATAGTTTATATTCAGATATTGAAAGTGTTCAGGAAAACTTAAACAACGATGTAGAAAAAAATGTAAAAGATATAAATTCTAAATTAAGTGAATTAGCAGAATTAAACAAACAGATAAAAGAATTAAAAGCACAAAATATAGATGCTAATGATTTATTGGATAAAAGAGATAAAATTTTAGATGAATTATCTGAAAAAATGGATTTTACAACTAATGAGAAAAAAGATGGGCAAATAAGCATAATATTAAAAAATCATGAAATCTTAAATGGAGAAATATATAAAAAATTAAGTGTAAAAGAGGTAAATAATAAAAATTATGTATTTGTAGATAATGGAATGTTGGATATAAAAAAAGGTTCTTTAGGAGCAACTATAGAATTAAGAGATAATATAATAAAGGATCATTTGAATAGATTAAATGAACTGGCAGCTACATTTTACGATACATTAAATTTAATTCATGAAGAAGGATATGATGTAACAGGAACAATAAGAGGGATGAATTTTTTTAATGAACTAGAATCGGGTAATTTAGAAACAGATAAATTGAGAAGGATTTCTGGAAATATTTTATTGAGCGGGGAACCGAAAAATTATGTTGATAGTTATATAAAATTTAATCAAAATACAATAAGCGATATAAAAGTTAATTTTGACATAAATTCTGGTGAATTAATCAATATTGAAGATGGTTTTGAAGATAATAGTAATTATACCGCAACAATAAACTCTGGTGAAACACTTGATAATTTAAATGTAGGAAATAAATTTAGAGGTAACTTTAATTATAAATATAGTACCCAAAATGGTGGATTACTGACGTTTGATAACGAAGGTGGAGCTTCGCTTGATAATCGATTAATTATAGACTTTAACAGGAATATTTTCAAACAATTAGGAATGCCAACGAAAGATATTAATGCATTAAAATGGACAGATGTTCCTCCAACAACAATGCAGGGAATAATGACATTTAAAGGTCCTGGAAACTATTCGGAAACTCTAAATTTACAGGGAGTTACTACATTAAACGAAATTGCGCAGAGAATTAATACCGATGCAGATGGTGATGGGAATAATGATGGAGGATTAAAATTAGTAAGAGCTTTTGTAAGGGATAATGAATTATATATAGTTCCAACTGATAAATCTTATTTAGATATGAAAAATGTAATAATAGACGACCCAAATGGTATGCTTCATGAAATGAATTCTAATACAGTAAGTTTATCTGTACTTGACCCTTCACAAAATTCTTTAAAAAATTCATTTGGGTTATATGCTTATAAAACTAAGAGTTTTGATTTATCCTCTTATTCTGCAACGGATAATGTAAATATAACAATAAATTATAAAGATAGTACTCCACAATACACCGCAACAATAGCAAAGTCAGGTTTAAATGGAAGCACAATAGGAACTAATAATGAATTTCAAATTGTACAAAATGGAGAAGAGTTTGAGGTTTTGCCAGGTGCTGATGGAAATACATTTAGTTGGGATAACGTTGATAATATTGAAATAAAAGTTGGAACCGACACAATAAAATTGGAGAATTTTTATTATGATGAATCATCTGCTTCGACCAAACTTGTTAATCAAGGATGGGCTATTGATACACAGAGTGCAAAATTGAAACTAAAATCTGATCAGGATTTAAAATGGAGAATGGATTTTCTTGATTTTGGATCATTTATTTCAATTCAAGGTAAGAAAGTTCAAATAGATTTTCACAGAGATACTTTAGAAAGTTTAGCGGAAAAGATTAATCAAACAAATACAGGTGTTTTATCATATTTCACCCCTGGTGGAAGGTTTGTACTGAAGGCGGATAAAACGCTTAATTATGATTTAAAAAATGCTGAAATTAAAGGCCCTGAGAGATTATTTGAAATGCTTGGATTATGGAAACATGAGGATTCTACACAAGCATATTCTGAAAACTTTACACTATTAAACCCGGATTATGACGCAGCAACATTAGAAAATAAATTAAAATACACCTCAAAATTTATATTATCAGATAATGTAAAAGTTGCAAAAAATTTAAGAGTAAAAGATTTTCTTTTAAACAATCCAGATATGCTTGCTATGGATATAGGAAAAAAAGTTGATACTGATAATGATGGAGATGTGGATACAATTCTTCCAACTGGAGAACATTCATCTTCATTGTGGGAAGAAGGGTATTTATTAAAAAGTGCTAAAATTTTTTCAGATGGAAGACATGATTTTGAAGATTATATTTCAGATATGATTACTGATGTTGGTTTATCAGGAGAAAAAGCAAAAAGAATGGAAATCAATACAGATAGTTTAAGAACAGAGTATCTTAACCAGCGAGAAAGTGTAAAAGGAGTTTCATTAGATGAAGAAATGGCAAATATGATAAAATATCAACAAGCATTTAATGCAGCAGCAAAAGTAATCAATGTAGTGGATGGAATGCTTGATAGGATAATTAATGGATTGATGAGGTGA
- the flgM gene encoding flagellar biosynthesis anti-sigma factor FlgM, translating to MDINKLNRVYQQYVKNETLKKENKIGKTSSEDRIIKQDNSPVKVSVDGSSKKYIEMARNEIPEIRENLVEELRQAIEQGLYKIDADKIAEKMLGGF from the coding sequence ATGGATATAAATAAATTGAATAGGGTATATCAACAATATGTAAAAAATGAAACGTTAAAAAAAGAAAATAAAATAGGGAAAACCTCCAGTGAAGATAGAATAATTAAACAGGATAATTCTCCTGTAAAAGTTTCTGTTGACGGTTCTTCAAAAAAATATATAGAAATGGCCAGGAATGAAATCCCTGAAATAAGGGAAAACCTCGTGGAAGAGTTGCGCCAGGCCATTGAGCAAGGGTTATATAAAATAGATGCGGATAAAATAGCTGAAAAAATGCTTGGAGGTTTCTAA
- the fliW gene encoding flagellar assembly protein FliW translates to MKEVSKLSQNKKKYETKFGEIEIADSEIITFENGIPGFEYLKKFYIYFSKETFPIQWLLSLENPEISFPVIDPLLVRVDYAFELSKDIVEYLSIEKPEDVKIFTIMTIPHGDPDNITVNLKAPLVISKVNNKGIQIILENEKYHLKHNVKEEIKRSDEILKKQAPEKERGA, encoded by the coding sequence ATTAAAGAGGTTTCAAAATTATCTCAAAATAAGAAAAAATATGAAACTAAATTTGGAGAAATAGAAATTGCGGATAGTGAAATAATAACATTTGAAAACGGAATTCCTGGATTTGAATATTTAAAGAAATTCTATATTTATTTTTCTAAAGAAACATTTCCAATTCAATGGCTATTATCTTTAGAAAATCCCGAAATTAGTTTTCCTGTAATTGATCCATTGCTTGTAAGAGTGGATTATGCATTTGAACTTTCAAAAGATATAGTTGAATATCTTTCAATTGAAAAGCCAGAGGATGTAAAGATATTTACAATAATGACAATACCACACGGTGATCCTGATAATATTACAGTAAATTTAAAAGCTCCTCTTGTAATTTCAAAAGTGAATAATAAAGGGATTCAAATAATTTTGGAAAACGAAAAATATCATTTAAAGCATAATGTAAAAGAAGAAATTAAAAGAAGTGATGAAATATTAAAAAAGCAAGCACCTGAAAAAGAAAGGGGTGCATGA
- the flgN gene encoding flagellar export chaperone FlgN, with product MPDINIKSIIHEELNILVDLFYFMEKLRKGILNSDDVKSLNFVVSKISENALKLSRIEKQRIELFEKIAIESKIKNTLKDFIKYFSSVDNEFVDMLRELEKKLVEVSSLNNILKDLLKAKLEYNDILIKLFIEPKNNVPVYNKNGLYNKPIEQGKTNWRG from the coding sequence ATGCCAGATATTAATATAAAATCAATAATCCACGAGGAGTTAAATATCCTCGTGGATCTTTTTTATTTTATGGAAAAATTAAGAAAAGGAATTTTAAATAGTGATGATGTAAAATCATTAAATTTTGTTGTATCAAAAATAAGTGAAAATGCTTTGAAATTATCCCGTATTGAAAAACAAAGAATTGAACTTTTTGAAAAAATTGCGATTGAGAGCAAAATAAAAAATACATTAAAAGATTTTATAAAGTATTTCTCATCTGTAGATAATGAGTTTGTTGATATGTTAAGAGAATTAGAAAAAAAATTAGTAGAAGTATCTTCTCTAAATAATATTTTAAAGGATTTATTAAAGGCAAAATTAGAATACAACGATATATTAATAAAGTTATTTATTGAACCAAAAAATAACGTGCCAGTTTATAATAAAAATGGATTATATAATAAACCAATTGAACAGGGTAAAACAAATTGGCGGGGTTGA
- a CDS encoding metal-dependent hydrolase, whose translation MPNFKTHIITGILFYPTYFLLYSFIMDMINIKFYPDESLILLSFFFFVLGSDLPDVDHNFSLINKFFRILLVGLGIYSIFKLKMYYDFLSFLPLKAYILKTLYIIIGIVVGGIIGFLFNYITKHRGRWHSPLTGFLLGIITYYLKSNNYYLFDSEALFLALSLTIGFYVHLFLDFHFKS comes from the coding sequence ATGCCCAATTTTAAAACACATATAATAACGGGAATATTATTTTATCCTACATATTTTTTATTATATTCATTTATTATGGATATGATAAATATAAAATTTTATCCAGATGAATCACTTATATTACTTTCATTTTTTTTCTTTGTTTTGGGATCTGATTTACCAGATGTAGATCATAATTTTTCTTTAATAAATAAGTTTTTTCGAATACTATTAGTTGGTCTTGGTATATATTCTATATTTAAATTAAAAATGTATTATGATTTTCTTTCGTTTTTACCACTGAAAGCTTATATTTTAAAAACATTATATATAATAATAGGTATTGTGGTAGGCGGAATTATAGGATTTTTATTTAATTATATAACAAAACATAGAGGGAGATGGCATAGCCCTTTAACAGGTTTTTTACTCGGCATAATCACGTACTATTTAAAATCAAATAATTACTATTTATTTGATAGTGAAGCTTTATTTTTAGCTTTATCTTTGACAATAGGATTTTATGTTCATTTATTTCTTGATTTTCATTTTAAATCCTGA
- the flgL gene encoding flagellar hook-associated protein FlgL, whose product MRVTQSMIANNAINNIRNSMLRREELSEEISTGKRITKPSDDPVNAGKSSYLMSRNRLLNGYIEDIKNTRSVLVYYDTALQEMQNVNHRIKELTVQAANDTQTVEDRHHIALELKQLKEHLYKLANTQIGGKYIFGGAKTNVPPVRKENETVIINTPQEANIRAKLPIEHIDIEYGVTVYDVFKTDSGETVFGILDRLINSAESGNDNDIERDLGSLDSILNKVNANLARVGSVDNMLESMEKRFEKVVDNNTNIINDLVGADLPKALSDLSLEQTTLQAALKTTAQILPQSLVDFIR is encoded by the coding sequence ATGAGAGTTACTCAAAGCATGATAGCAAATAATGCTATAAATAATATTAGGAATTCAATGTTGAGGAGAGAAGAATTGAGTGAAGAGATATCAACAGGTAAAAGGATTACTAAACCTTCAGATGATCCTGTTAATGCAGGAAAATCCAGTTATTTAATGAGTAGAAATAGATTATTGAATGGATATATAGAAGATATAAAAAACACAAGATCAGTGCTTGTTTATTATGATACAGCATTACAGGAAATGCAAAATGTTAACCACAGAATAAAGGAATTAACAGTTCAAGCGGCTAATGATACGCAAACAGTTGAAGATAGACATCATATTGCTCTTGAACTTAAGCAATTAAAAGAACATTTGTATAAATTAGCCAATACGCAAATTGGTGGTAAATATATTTTTGGTGGTGCAAAAACCAATGTCCCACCAGTTAGAAAAGAAAATGAAACAGTTATAATTAATACCCCTCAGGAAGCAAATATAAGGGCTAAACTTCCTATAGAACATATAGACATTGAATATGGAGTAACAGTATATGATGTATTTAAAACAGATTCTGGAGAAACAGTTTTTGGAATATTAGATAGACTTATTAATTCTGCTGAAAGTGGGAATGATAATGATATTGAAAGGGATTTAGGTTCTTTAGATAGTATTTTAAACAAAGTTAATGCAAATCTGGCAAGAGTGGGAAGTGTTGATAATATGCTTGAATCAATGGAAAAAAGGTTTGAAAAAGTTGTAGACAATAATACAAATATTATCAACGATTTAGTGGGGGCAGATTTGCCAAAAGCATTGAGTGATTTGTCTCTTGAACAAACAACATTACAAGCGGCATTAAAAACAACTGCTCAGATATTACCACAATCCCTTGTGGATTTTATTAGATAG